The nucleotide window CGAAGGCGGTAGACAGGGCAGATGCCTGTTTGTTGCTGGTAGGGCGGGGCACCAACGATCCGGATGCCAATAGCGATGTGGCCAAGCTGGCCCGCATGCTGGGAGAAGGCATGGGCTTCGGATTTACGACCACTGCTTATATAGGAGTGACTCAACCGCTGCTGGCAGACACCTTGCCCATCCTGGAATGTCTGCCCTTCAAAAGGGTGGTAGTATTGCCGGTTTTTCTCTTTACGGGTATACTGCTCAAGCGGATCTACAGCCAGGTGGCCGATTGGCAGGCTTCTTCCACCAAAGAATACCTGTGCACAGCAGCTTTCGGCAGTCATGAGCTGCTGCTGCAAGCCATCGATGAACGCATACGGGAAGCACAGGCTGGTCATGGCAATATGAACTGTCAGCTGTGTAAGTACCGTACACAGATCGTGGGTTTTGAGGAAGATATGGGCAAGGAACAAATTGGCCATCACCTCAATGTAAAAGGTATCCTCTTCGAAGAAGAGGAAAAACCAGGTGCTCGGAAAGGAATATTATCAACCGTCAAAAAAGTATTCGGCATTTGAACCATACCGGAAAAATATATGCAGTATCGTTAGGCCCGGGTGATCCGGACCTGATCACGCTCAAAGGCTGGAAAGCCCTGCAGCAGGCCGATAAGATCTATTATCCGGCCTCTCTGCAACAAGGACAGCCACGTAGTTACGCCAGGACCATCCTCGATCATTATCAGCTGGAAAATAAAACCTGGCAGCCTATGCTGCTCGAAATGTCCAACGACCGCAGCTATAACCTGCAGGTATATACGGAAACGGCTGAACAAATGAAAACGGATGTGCGGCAAGGTTTACAGGTGGCATTCGTCAGCGAAGGCGACATCTCTTTTTACAGCACCTTTATCTATCTCCTCGAACATATCCGCCGGGAAAATCTTCCCCTGGAAGTAATTGCGGGAGTACCTTCTTTTCTGCTGGCAGCGGCAGCCCACCAGCAACCGCTGGCACTGCTCCGCGAAAAAATTGCCATCATCCCGTTGCTTGAAAATGCTACGGTACTGGAAGAACACCTGTGCCGCTTTGCAACCATCGTGCTGATAAAAGTACGGGGAGCCATGGCATATATTACACCATTCCTGGAAAACGGCCAGGCTACTATGTTGTACGGGGAGAAGCTCGGCACTGCGGAGCAATATCTCGCCACTGGCATCGAAGCATTGCAGGAAAGAACGCTGCCTTATTTTTCATTGATCATTCTAAAAAGTAACATATGCAACTGAGCGTAATCGGTATCGGGCCTGGTGCGAAAGAGTATATACTGCCGGTAGCGCAACAGGTACTGGCGGACGCCGATATTGTAATTGGCTATCACTATTATTTTCAGTTTGTGGCCCATCTGCTGAAACCTGGTTGTGAATGCCTGGGCCGGGAACTCTCTGAAGAAGAGGCCCGTGCAGTATTGGCCGTTGAAAGCTGTGCCCCCGGTAAAAAGGTGGCGGTGATCAGCTCCGGTGATGCCGGTGTCTATGCTATGGCCTCCCTGGTGTATGAATATGCCGCCCGTCACAACAGAACAGATATTGATATGCAGACCATCCCCGGTATCAGCGCCTTCCAGGGTGCCGCCGCCAGGCTTGGAGCACCCATAGGACACGACTTCTGTTGCATCTCCCTCTCTGATCTGATGACGCCCTGGTCTACAATCGAACAGCGTATCACCGCTGCCGCCATGGGCGATTTCGTTACTTCTTTATACAACCCCCGCAGTAAACAGCGCAACTGGCAGCTGTCGAGATTAAAAGAAATTTATTTGCAATACCGTCATCCGGAAACACCGGTGGCCATTGTAAGACAGGTGACAAGAGAAGAGGAGAATATTCATCTTACCACATTGGCGGAACTGGACGTTACCCTTGTTGACATGTTCAGCCTCGTGATGATTGGTAATTCACAAACCTTCCGGTTCAATAATTTCCTCATCACACCAAGGGGCTATCTGGCCCGCAAACCGGTGACCGGCGAGGAAATACAGATAGAGAGCTTCCGCCAGATCATGCGGCAGCTGAAAAGAGATGAGCTGTCACCGGCAGACCAATGGGCCGTGATACGGTGTATCCACAGCACCGCCGACTTCGAATATGAACAGCTGTACTATAGCCGTGGTAATGCCATGGAAGCCTGGCATGACTATCTGCGTAGTGGCGGCACCGTTATCACCGATGTGACGATGGTACAATCCGGTATTACCAGAGCATTCACCCAACAGTACGGTGTTACTGTAAAATGTTACCTCAACGATGAAAGAGTACCGGCCCTGGCAGCAGCAGAAAACCTTACCCGCAGCCAGGCAGGTATGCGCCTGGCCATACAGGAGCACCCGGAGGCCTTGTTCGTAGTGGGCAACGCTCCTACAGCGTTGCTGGAACTGTGTGACCAATGCCAGCAGGGTACTTGCCGCC belongs to Chitinophaga sp. HK235 and includes:
- a CDS encoding sirohydrochlorin chelatase, with protein sequence MKKGILICGHGSRDKEGVEHFKVLVRKLQDRYPDDVVDYGFLEFAHPVYAAAVERMYLQGVRHIIALPAILFAGGHAKNDIPYEMNTLQQQYPDLTITMARHLGISAPLLQLSQLLIEEAEAAAKAVDRADACLLLVGRGTNDPDANSDVAKLARMLGEGMGFGFTTTAYIGVTQPLLADTLPILECLPFKRVVVLPVFLFTGILLKRIYSQVADWQASSTKEYLCTAAFGSHELLLQAIDERIREAQAGHGNMNCQLCKYRTQIVGFEEDMGKEQIGHHLNVKGILFEEEEKPGARKGILSTVKKVFGI
- the cobI gene encoding precorrin-2 C(20)-methyltransferase; this translates as MNHTGKIYAVSLGPGDPDLITLKGWKALQQADKIYYPASLQQGQPRSYARTILDHYQLENKTWQPMLLEMSNDRSYNLQVYTETAEQMKTDVRQGLQVAFVSEGDISFYSTFIYLLEHIRRENLPLEVIAGVPSFLLAAAAHQQPLALLREKIAIIPLLENATVLEEHLCRFATIVLIKVRGAMAYITPFLENGQATMLYGEKLGTAEQYLATGIEALQERTLPYFSLIILKSNICN
- the cobJ gene encoding precorrin-3B C(17)-methyltransferase, which translates into the protein MQLSVIGIGPGAKEYILPVAQQVLADADIVIGYHYYFQFVAHLLKPGCECLGRELSEEEARAVLAVESCAPGKKVAVISSGDAGVYAMASLVYEYAARHNRTDIDMQTIPGISAFQGAAARLGAPIGHDFCCISLSDLMTPWSTIEQRITAAAMGDFVTSLYNPRSKQRNWQLSRLKEIYLQYRHPETPVAIVRQVTREEENIHLTTLAELDVTLVDMFSLVMIGNSQTFRFNNFLITPRGYLARKPVTGEEIQIESFRQIMRQLKRDELSPADQWAVIRCIHSTADFEYEQLYYSRGNAMEAWHDYLRSGGTVITDVTMVQSGITRAFTQQYGVTVKCYLNDERVPALAAAENLTRSQAGMRLAIQEHPEALFVVGNAPTALLELCDQCQQGTCRPVGIVAAPVGFVNVLESKLKLRLGATVPAVIIEGRKGGSNVAAAIVNAAFTLDTITVMHTR